One genomic region from Rhizomicrobium palustre encodes:
- a CDS encoding zinc-binding alcohol dehydrogenase family protein, whose translation MQALLIEGVESCALHTVGDPTPGPGEVLINVRHVGLCGSDLATFTGLNPLVSLPRIPGHEIGAEIINAAPDVPSQYAPGKRVIVIPYTACGQCSSCRKGRVNACRYNRTLGVQQNGGLAERLVLPYSKLIVNDTLPARHLALVEPLSVGFHAVARGQVQPGDRVAVIGCGMIGMGAVAGAVAAGAEVIAIDLGSKTEMALRYGAKHAIDAGCEDVVAKVNELTGGDGADVVIEAVGLPATFTQAIDIACFAGRVVYIGYSKAPVTYDTKFFNMKELDIHGSRNATEADFSAVISYLEKLDHSPDDLISKIFPFADAAAALPYWAGARASTLKILIER comes from the coding sequence ATGCAAGCCCTTTTGATCGAAGGTGTCGAGAGCTGTGCCTTGCATACGGTGGGTGATCCTACCCCCGGCCCCGGCGAGGTCCTCATCAATGTGCGCCATGTCGGGCTTTGCGGCAGCGATCTGGCGACCTTCACCGGCCTCAACCCGCTGGTCTCCCTGCCCCGTATTCCCGGCCACGAAATTGGGGCGGAGATCATTAACGCAGCCCCCGATGTGCCGAGCCAATATGCGCCGGGCAAGCGCGTCATTGTTATTCCGTATACGGCGTGTGGGCAGTGCTCCTCCTGCCGCAAGGGACGGGTCAATGCCTGCCGTTACAACCGCACCCTGGGGGTGCAACAGAACGGCGGCCTTGCCGAGCGGCTGGTGCTTCCCTATTCCAAGCTGATCGTGAACGACACCTTGCCCGCCCGGCATTTGGCATTGGTGGAGCCGCTTTCGGTCGGTTTTCATGCCGTGGCGCGTGGACAAGTTCAGCCAGGCGACCGTGTCGCAGTGATCGGTTGCGGCATGATCGGCATGGGTGCGGTAGCGGGTGCAGTCGCCGCCGGGGCCGAGGTCATCGCGATTGATCTGGGCAGCAAGACCGAAATGGCGCTGCGCTATGGCGCCAAGCATGCCATCGACGCGGGTTGTGAAGATGTGGTTGCCAAGGTGAACGAACTTACCGGCGGTGATGGCGCCGATGTGGTGATCGAAGCCGTCGGCCTGCCCGCCACATTCACCCAAGCAATCGATATCGCCTGTTTTGCAGGACGCGTGGTCTATATCGGTTATTCGAAGGCGCCGGTGACCTATGACACCAAGTTCTTCAATATGAAGGAGCTGGATATTCACGGCTCGCGCAACGCGACCGAGGCCGATTTCAGCGCCGTGATTTCTTATCTGGAAAAGCTGGATCACAGTCCGGATGATCTGATTTCGAAGATCTTCCCCTTTGCTGATGCAGCGGCGGCCCTTCCCTATTGGGCTGGCGCCCGCGCCTCCACGTTGAAAATCCTGATCGAACGGTGA
- a CDS encoding sugar MFS transporter, with product MPKQGLFRAADGKNMLATFVLVTLLFLLWGFCNGLIDVLNKHFQTTLHISRAQSGLVQTANYIAYFLMAIPAGLLARRFGYKGGIIIGLVLIAAGAFWFVPAIEIGAYWAFLLGLFVLAAGLTCLETIANPYTTVLGPAETGAIRINIAQTFNGIGWILGPLVGGYFIFGQEGQNSNAGLFVPYIGVGIVVVLLIAVFVFAYVPDISAEEEAAQASGAGKPLWKRSHFLFGVVAQFLYVAAQSGIFGFFINYVLENKPGITSQEAANWLGMFGFGLFLVGRIFGSVAISLSKPHRVLAIYAVINVVACLAAMLGGMPGLIGLFASFFFMSIMFPTIFALGIHGLGEHTKLGSSLIVMAIVGGAIAPPFMGHIADVYSMRLGFALPALCFGLIAAYGVFWPRLSKAAV from the coding sequence ATGCCCAAACAGGGATTGTTCCGCGCGGCGGACGGCAAAAATATGCTGGCCACCTTTGTGCTGGTCACGCTTTTGTTTTTGCTTTGGGGCTTTTGCAACGGCCTCATCGATGTGCTGAACAAGCACTTCCAGACCACGCTGCACATCAGCCGCGCCCAATCGGGGCTGGTGCAGACAGCCAACTACATCGCCTATTTCCTGATGGCGATCCCCGCGGGATTGCTGGCACGCCGCTTCGGCTATAAAGGCGGCATTATCATCGGGCTGGTGCTGATCGCGGCAGGCGCGTTCTGGTTTGTTCCGGCGATCGAGATCGGCGCTTATTGGGCCTTCCTTTTGGGACTTTTCGTGCTCGCGGCGGGCCTGACCTGCCTCGAGACCATCGCCAACCCCTATACCACCGTGTTGGGGCCCGCAGAGACTGGCGCCATCCGCATCAATATCGCCCAGACCTTCAATGGCATCGGCTGGATATTGGGGCCGCTGGTCGGGGGCTATTTCATCTTCGGCCAGGAAGGGCAGAATTCAAACGCCGGGCTGTTTGTGCCGTATATCGGCGTTGGCATTGTTGTGGTGCTTTTGATCGCGGTTTTCGTTTTCGCCTATGTGCCGGATATTTCGGCAGAGGAAGAGGCGGCACAAGCGAGCGGGGCCGGAAAGCCATTATGGAAGCGCAGCCATTTTCTGTTCGGTGTGGTGGCGCAGTTTCTCTATGTCGCGGCACAATCGGGCATCTTCGGCTTCTTCATCAATTACGTGCTGGAGAATAAGCCGGGCATCACCTCGCAAGAGGCCGCGAATTGGCTTGGCATGTTCGGCTTCGGCCTGTTCCTGGTGGGCCGGATTTTCGGCAGCGTGGCGATCAGCCTCTCCAAGCCGCATCGTGTCCTGGCAATTTATGCGGTGATCAATGTGGTTGCCTGCCTTGCGGCGATGCTGGGTGGCATGCCGGGACTGATCGGGCTTTTCGCGAGCTTCTTCTTCATGTCGATCATGTTCCCGACAATCTTCGCGCTCGGCATCCATGGTTTGGGTGAGCATACCAAGCTCGGTTCGTCCTTGATCGTCATGGCCATTGTGGGGGGCGCCATCGCACCGCCCTTCATGGGCCATATCGCGGATGTCTATTCCATGCGGCTCGGTTTCGCCCTTCCTGCCTTGTGCTTCGGTTTGATCGCGGCTTACGGGGTATTCTGGCCGCGTCTCTCCAAGGCTGCGGTGTGA
- a CDS encoding cytochrome c oxidase subunit 3, translating to MGSAEAVGHGAGGPAPQRIVVGYGFWIFLLSDIVMFSAFFATYGVLLPETAGGPGPRDIFDLTTAGWETAFLLASSFACTIATLGVEQRSQRWTQIGLLVAGLFGVGFLALEFREFADLIEKGYGPERSAFLTSFFTLVGCHGAHVSLGLLWLGTMMAQFYAKGFRETIVHRFLCFSLFWHALDIIWVAIFTVVYLMGVRL from the coding sequence ATGGGCAGCGCAGAAGCCGTCGGCCATGGTGCGGGTGGGCCAGCGCCACAGCGCATTGTGGTCGGCTACGGCTTCTGGATTTTCCTTCTCTCCGATATCGTGATGTTTTCGGCCTTCTTCGCCACCTATGGGGTGCTGCTGCCGGAAACAGCGGGCGGTCCGGGGCCGCGCGATATTTTCGATCTCACCACGGCGGGATGGGAAACAGCCTTCCTGCTCGCCTCCAGCTTTGCCTGTACCATCGCGACCTTGGGGGTGGAGCAGAGAAGCCAGCGCTGGACGCAGATCGGGCTTCTGGTGGCAGGGCTTTTCGGGGTTGGGTTTCTAGCGCTAGAGTTTCGCGAATTCGCCGATCTGATTGAGAAAGGTTATGGGCCGGAACGCAGCGCCTTTCTGACATCTTTCTTCACCCTGGTCGGCTGTCACGGCGCCCATGTCTCGCTCGGGCTGTTATGGCTCGGCACCATGATGGCGCAGTTCTATGCCAAGGGTTTTCGCGAGACGATTGTGCATCGCTTTCTGTGTTTCAGCCTGTTCTGGCACGCCCTCGACATTATCTGGGTGGCGATTTTCACGGTCGTGTATCTGATGGGGGTACGCCTATGA
- a CDS encoding amidohydrolase family protein yields MLIDAHQHFWNPDRGDYGWLSGPFAPIRRIFTPDDLSPELAANGVNATVLVQTWSSVDETRAFLTLASATPFIAGVVGWVDLTAANVADVIAELKAGQGGTYLVGIRHQVHDEPDADWLLRPDVRRGLQAVADHGLVYDLLLKPRELPAALKTVQAFPHLRFVIDHIAKPDIRGHGFSAWAELMAPFAAERGHVWCKLSGMVTEADWENWTLVDLQPYIDEVLRLFGPSRVLYGSDWPVCRVAGGYTKWLAALKQAIAARTAIEHAQILGGSAQELYRLSLSDIAK; encoded by the coding sequence ATGCTGATCGACGCCCATCAGCATTTCTGGAATCCCGACAGAGGCGACTATGGCTGGCTGAGCGGCCCCTTCGCTCCGATCCGCCGGATCTTCACGCCGGACGATCTTTCCCCTGAGCTTGCCGCCAATGGCGTCAATGCTACGGTGTTGGTGCAGACTTGGTCGTCGGTCGACGAAACACGCGCATTCCTCACCCTCGCGAGCGCGACGCCGTTCATCGCAGGCGTTGTGGGCTGGGTAGATTTGACAGCAGCGAATGTGGCGGATGTGATCGCGGAGCTGAAAGCAGGTCAAGGCGGCACATATCTCGTCGGTATCCGCCATCAGGTGCATGACGAGCCCGATGCGGACTGGCTGCTGCGTCCGGATGTGCGGCGCGGCCTGCAAGCCGTGGCGGACCACGGCCTTGTCTATGATCTTTTGCTGAAACCGCGTGAATTGCCCGCAGCGCTGAAAACTGTGCAAGCCTTTCCGCACTTGCGCTTTGTCATCGATCACATCGCCAAGCCGGATATTCGCGGGCATGGCTTTTCGGCTTGGGCGGAGCTGATGGCTCCTTTTGCGGCGGAGCGCGGCCATGTCTGGTGCAAGCTTTCCGGCATGGTGACCGAAGCCGATTGGGAAAATTGGACCCTTGTTGATTTGCAGCCCTATATCGATGAGGTGCTGCGCCTCTTCGGGCCTTCGCGCGTTCTTTATGGCTCGGATTGGCCGGTCTGCCGCGTTGCGGGCGGCTATACAAAATGGCTTGCCGCCCTGAAGCAGGCCATCGCCGCACGCACCGCTATCGAGCACGCACAAATTCTTGGGGGCTCCGCGCAGGAGCTTTACCGTCTTTCTCTTTCGGACATCGCCAAATGA
- a CDS encoding pyridoxal phosphate-dependent aminotransferase → MRPPVEPFYAMEISRLAHRLKAEGRSILHMEFGQPSTGAPTGAIEVAHRVLDRDPMGYWDSPDLQAALSGLYKRRYGLVIDPKRFILTCGASPALVAALASNFMPRDKVVTARPGYVAYRNTLKALHLTPVEIPCGPSTHFQLAAKHLEEMEEAPAGVIVASPANPTGSIIAREELSRIAAICREREILLISDEIYHGLSYGEPAETMLAFAPKSYVIGSFSKYFSMVAWRLGWLLVPEGEMERVRAFSANMFLTAPSLSQHAGVAALDSEDELEGHVAVYRRNRELLLEALPKLGLTKFAPPDGAFYIYADVRHLTDDSMAFCKELLIATGIAAAPGIDFDPIDGRYFIRLSFAVSTAEVEEAITRLKTWFASRTD, encoded by the coding sequence ATGCGTCCCCCTGTCGAACCTTTCTATGCCATGGAAATCAGCCGTCTGGCGCATCGGCTCAAAGCGGAGGGGCGCTCGATCCTGCATATGGAATTTGGCCAGCCTTCCACCGGTGCACCCACCGGCGCCATAGAGGTGGCGCATCGGGTGTTAGATCGCGATCCCATGGGCTATTGGGACAGTCCCGATCTGCAAGCTGCACTGTCCGGGCTTTATAAACGTCGCTACGGCCTCGTCATCGATCCCAAACGCTTCATTCTGACCTGCGGTGCGAGTCCGGCGCTGGTTGCAGCATTGGCATCCAATTTCATGCCCAGGGATAAGGTGGTGACCGCGCGCCCCGGATATGTCGCCTATCGCAACACGTTAAAAGCGCTGCATCTCACCCCTGTCGAAATTCCGTGCGGACCTTCAACGCATTTCCAGCTCGCCGCAAAGCATCTGGAAGAGATGGAAGAGGCGCCTGCCGGGGTGATCGTGGCGAGCCCGGCCAATCCCACCGGCTCTATCATCGCGCGCGAAGAGCTTTCGCGTATTGCCGCGATCTGCCGCGAGCGCGAGATATTGCTGATCTCGGATGAAATCTATCACGGCCTTTCCTATGGCGAACCTGCCGAGACCATGCTGGCCTTCGCGCCCAAGAGCTATGTCATCGGCAGTTTCTCGAAATACTTCTCCATGGTGGCGTGGCGTCTTGGCTGGCTTTTGGTGCCGGAAGGCGAGATGGAGCGGGTGCGAGCCTTCTCGGCCAATATGTTTCTCACCGCGCCCTCGCTCAGCCAGCATGCCGGTGTTGCCGCGCTCGATAGCGAAGACGAGTTGGAAGGCCATGTCGCAGTGTATCGGCGTAATCGCGAGCTTCTGCTGGAGGCGCTGCCGAAGCTCGGCCTCACGAAATTCGCTCCGCCTGATGGGGCGTTTTATATCTATGCCGATGTTCGCCATCTCACGGATGACAGCATGGCGTTCTGCAAAGAGCTTCTCATCGCGACCGGCATCGCCGCGGCGCCTGGCATCGATTTCGATCCCATCGACGGGCGCTATTTCATCCGCCTGAGTTTCGCGGTTTCGACCGCGGAAGTAGAGGAAGCCATCACGCGGCTGAAGACGTGGTTCGCCAGCCGGACGGATTGA
- a CDS encoding aldo/keto reductase, which produces MNAAALFSSPEMRFGFGASGLGTLTWDIPDDVAQAILEEAWAAGFRYFDSSPLYGFGLSELRLGRFLRNVPRSDYMLSTKVGRYFVAPKRGEIPDRGGWVRPQPLKPVLDYSYDGVMRSLEQSVNRLGQGAIDIVYIHDLDRRNLGEDFNRHYKTAVESGYKALDELRRSGEVKAIGVGLNEADVAADLISDCDLDVVMLAGRYTLLEQPALESFLPKAVEKKVSVVAVGVFNSGILVKPPEAGGNYDYGAAPEAIIARARAIAEVCAEYGVEMPAAAVHFPYGHPAVKCVLVGMSKLKAVRQNMDWYKATLPAPLWQALKRQGLLAENAPTP; this is translated from the coding sequence ATGAATGCCGCCGCTCTTTTCTCCTCACCTGAAATGCGTTTTGGATTCGGCGCCAGTGGTCTTGGCACCCTCACCTGGGATATTCCCGATGATGTGGCGCAGGCGATTTTGGAAGAGGCCTGGGCTGCGGGATTTCGCTATTTCGACAGCTCCCCGCTTTATGGCTTCGGCCTTTCGGAGCTCAGGCTCGGGCGCTTCCTGCGCAATGTTCCGCGCAGCGACTATATGCTGTCGACCAAAGTCGGGCGTTATTTCGTAGCGCCCAAGCGTGGTGAAATCCCGGATCGGGGCGGCTGGGTGCGCCCGCAACCGCTGAAACCCGTGCTGGATTATAGCTATGACGGGGTGATGCGGTCTCTCGAGCAATCGGTCAACCGGCTGGGCCAAGGCGCCATCGATATCGTCTATATCCACGATCTCGACCGGCGCAATCTCGGCGAAGATTTCAACCGCCATTACAAGACCGCGGTGGAAAGCGGCTACAAGGCGCTGGATGAGCTGCGCCGCTCTGGCGAGGTGAAGGCCATCGGTGTGGGGCTGAATGAAGCCGATGTCGCGGCTGACTTGATCAGCGATTGCGATCTCGATGTCGTCATGCTGGCCGGCCGCTATACGCTTCTGGAACAGCCCGCGCTCGAAAGCTTCCTGCCCAAAGCGGTGGAGAAGAAGGTCTCCGTCGTGGCGGTGGGCGTGTTCAATTCCGGCATTCTGGTGAAGCCGCCAGAGGCTGGTGGCAATTATGATTACGGCGCCGCGCCAGAGGCCATTATCGCGCGTGCCCGCGCCATTGCCGAAGTATGTGCCGAATACGGCGTGGAGATGCCCGCCGCCGCGGTGCACTTCCCCTATGGCCACCCGGCGGTGAAATGCGTGCTCGTTGGAATGAGCAAGCTGAAAGCAGTGCGCCAGAACATGGACTGGTACAAGGCCACTCTGCCAGCCCCCCTTTGGCAGGCGTTAAAGCGCCAAGGCCTTCTCGCCGAGAACGCCCCGACGCCCTGA
- a CDS encoding AraC family transcriptional regulator has protein sequence MDRNSQNPEFFSRQVGTARRFFLDLDPSKRSALTVVSGGLEHCAPDYAIHRTAFPYFAVEYVIRGRGQLILGEESYTLKAGVVFAYTPRTPHHITTEPRAPLVKYFVDFTGTRAARLLVDCGLKGGAAAQVFPPDSVAMLFEELIESGTSTQREAYSVKLLECLALKIGAKATAPKEAESPAFAAYLRCRSLIERDFLTLKSLDQISAACGMNNAYICRLFRRFDRQSPYQYLLRLKINYAAAELQKPGLLIKDLAASVGFNDSFHFSRVFNNILGFSPAQFRKLR, from the coding sequence ATGGATAGAAATTCGCAGAATCCCGAATTCTTTTCCCGGCAAGTCGGGACGGCGCGACGCTTTTTCCTGGACCTCGATCCCTCCAAACGTAGCGCTTTGACGGTGGTGAGCGGCGGGCTGGAACATTGTGCGCCGGATTACGCCATCCATCGCACCGCTTTTCCCTATTTTGCCGTTGAATATGTAATCCGGGGGCGCGGCCAGCTTATTCTGGGGGAGGAGAGCTACACGTTGAAAGCCGGGGTGGTGTTCGCCTATACGCCGCGTACACCTCATCACATCACCACCGAGCCACGCGCGCCGCTGGTCAAATATTTCGTGGATTTCACGGGCACGCGGGCGGCGCGGCTGCTGGTCGATTGCGGCCTTAAGGGCGGGGCGGCGGCGCAGGTTTTCCCGCCGGATAGTGTGGCTATGCTGTTCGAGGAGCTTATCGAAAGCGGCACATCTACGCAGCGCGAAGCCTATTCGGTCAAATTGCTGGAGTGCCTGGCGCTGAAGATCGGGGCCAAGGCAACCGCGCCTAAGGAGGCGGAATCGCCCGCCTTCGCGGCTTATTTGCGCTGCCGCTCCCTGATTGAGCGCGATTTCCTGACCCTGAAATCGTTGGATCAGATTTCCGCCGCCTGCGGCATGAACAATGCCTATATCTGCCGCCTGTTCCGCCGCTTTGACCGTCAAAGCCCGTATCAATACCTCCTGCGGCTGAAGATAAATTATGCCGCGGCAGAGCTGCAAAAGCCCGGCCTGTTGATCAAGGACCTTGCCGCCTCGGTCGGCTTTAACGACAGTTTTCACTTTTCCAGAGTGTTCAACAACATCCTGGGCTTTTCACCGGCCCAATTCCGCAAATTGCGCTGA
- the fucU gene encoding L-fucose mutarotase has translation MLRGISHLLSPDLLSVLCRMGHGDEIILADAHFPGEHFNARVLRADGHRIAPLLDAILPLFVLDTYVPDPVVMMAAVAGDALDEDLVRSYKSVISAYAPECPEPIFIDRFAFYERSRRAFAVVMTGETKKYGNIILKKGVTPC, from the coding sequence ATGCTGCGCGGTATTTCACATCTGTTATCGCCGGATCTCCTGTCGGTACTCTGCCGCATGGGGCACGGTGATGAGATTATCCTCGCGGATGCGCATTTTCCGGGTGAGCATTTCAACGCGCGGGTACTGCGTGCCGATGGGCATCGCATTGCTCCGCTCTTGGATGCGATATTGCCGCTGTTTGTGCTCGATACCTATGTTCCAGATCCGGTTGTGATGATGGCGGCCGTTGCCGGGGATGCGCTCGATGAGGATTTGGTGCGGTCTTACAAGAGCGTTATTTCCGCCTATGCGCCTGAATGTCCGGAGCCGATCTTCATTGACCGCTTTGCCTTTTATGAGCGTAGCCGCCGGGCCTTTGCCGTCGTGATGACCGGCGAGACGAAGAAGTACGGCAACATCATCCTCAAGAAAGGCGTCACGCCCTGCTAG
- a CDS encoding AI-2E family transporter — MTPPYSLFLRWTGIAVLGAILLWQFAGVLLLVFASILIAVMLLAIAGLIRKYVPISQGGALLLACLTILFFVALLGFLLGTQLAAESAQLQKQLPKLLAGIGDELGIQHLDRRVAALAQSFASRDGLMGKITATTSFVVSGIASTALVLVAGVYFAVSPKMYRDGALRLVPPRGRDSAAQFMDTCARALTLWLVGQLATMAAVGLLFAIGLLALGIPSALALGFIAGVAEFIPYAGPILGAIPALLIALSMGQQEVIGVLILYVAIQAVEGNVLSPLIQRRAVDLPPVLTLFSIVAIGEVFGALGLLLASPLTLIGFIAVKQFYVRDTLKEKASLPGEIKKPIAEDAAQPTQSR; from the coding sequence GTGACACCACCCTATTCTCTTTTCCTGCGCTGGACCGGCATCGCCGTTCTAGGCGCTATTCTTTTGTGGCAATTCGCCGGGGTTCTACTGCTTGTCTTCGCCTCGATCCTGATCGCGGTGATGCTGCTGGCGATTGCAGGCTTGATACGGAAATATGTGCCCATCAGCCAAGGCGGCGCCTTGCTTCTGGCGTGCCTTACAATCCTCTTCTTCGTCGCCCTGCTCGGTTTTCTCCTCGGCACCCAGCTCGCCGCCGAGAGCGCGCAGCTCCAAAAGCAGCTTCCAAAACTGCTGGCCGGGATCGGCGATGAACTCGGCATTCAGCATTTGGACCGCCGTGTCGCCGCATTGGCACAGAGCTTTGCCAGCCGCGACGGTTTGATGGGCAAAATAACCGCCACAACCTCTTTTGTGGTGAGCGGCATTGCCAGTACCGCGCTGGTTCTGGTGGCGGGCGTTTATTTCGCCGTCAGCCCCAAGATGTATCGCGACGGGGCACTGCGTCTGGTGCCGCCGCGCGGACGCGATTCAGCGGCTCAATTCATGGATACCTGTGCGCGCGCGCTGACTCTGTGGTTGGTAGGGCAGCTTGCGACCATGGCGGCAGTGGGGCTGCTTTTTGCCATTGGGCTTTTGGCGCTTGGCATTCCCTCAGCACTGGCACTCGGCTTCATCGCGGGAGTGGCTGAGTTCATTCCCTATGCCGGCCCCATTTTGGGCGCCATTCCCGCATTGCTGATCGCGCTCTCTATGGGTCAGCAGGAAGTGATCGGTGTGCTGATCCTCTATGTCGCGATCCAAGCCGTGGAGGGCAACGTGCTTTCTCCGCTGATCCAGCGGCGGGCCGTCGATCTGCCACCGGTGCTGACGTTATTTTCGATTGTCGCGATCGGCGAGGTGTTCGGCGCGCTCGGCCTGCTGCTCGCCTCCCCTTTGACGCTCATCGGCTTCATCGCGGTGAAGCAATTCTATGTGCGCGACACTTTGAAGGAGAAAGCCTCTCTTCCAGGAGAGATCAAGAAGCCCATAGCTGAAGATGCCGCCCAGCCCACACAAAGCCGCTAG
- the cyoD gene encoding cytochrome o ubiquinol oxidase subunit IV: protein MSSHSAQEDELTGDRGPTDPDMHESLPKRLQGYLLGLALAAGLTVASFWAAQTPLIYGPSIPMALVALAIAQIGVHLVFFLHITTGPDNTNNTMALAFGILIVFLVVVGSIWIMFHLGENLMPHMSHSEMKM from the coding sequence ATGAGTTCCCATTCCGCCCAAGAAGACGAACTCACCGGGGATCGCGGACCGACCGATCCCGATATGCATGAGAGCCTGCCCAAGCGCTTGCAAGGCTATCTCTTGGGCTTGGCGCTGGCGGCGGGGCTGACCGTCGCTTCATTTTGGGCGGCGCAAACGCCATTAATTTATGGCCCGTCCATTCCCATGGCGCTGGTGGCACTCGCCATCGCGCAGATCGGCGTGCATCTCGTCTTCTTCCTGCACATCACCACCGGCCCGGATAACACCAACAATACCATGGCGCTGGCTTTCGGTATCTTGATCGTGTTTCTGGTCGTGGTCGGCTCGATCTGGATCATGTTCCATCTCGGCGAGAACCTGATGCCGCACATGAGCCATTCTGAGATGAAAATGTAG
- the cyoA gene encoding ubiquinol oxidase subunit II codes for MARYWRIAGLISLSTFLCGCEHGVLAPAGPIGEAERTILFDAVAIMLAIIIPVMIATVAVAWWFRASNTRAVYRPEFTYSGRIEMIVWSIPALVIIFLGGIAWIGSHDLDPAKPIAHAKEPLEIEVVALDWKWLFIYPGQGIASINRLVVPADTPLKFRITSASVFNVFWVPRLGSEIYAMNGMVTQLNLLAYRPGTYPGLSAHFSGDGFSDMQFDVVAVPQSDFTAWADKTRSQGPALDKAAYHQLLQQSQNHPQVTYRAVEAGLFDKVAMRDLPPGPGPDEGRGGPHLSPKPER; via the coding sequence GTGGCCAGGTATTGGCGTATCGCGGGACTCATTTCGCTCAGCACATTCTTGTGCGGCTGTGAGCATGGCGTGCTCGCACCGGCCGGGCCTATTGGTGAGGCCGAACGCACCATTCTATTTGACGCCGTCGCCATCATGCTGGCGATCATCATCCCGGTCATGATCGCAACTGTTGCGGTGGCATGGTGGTTCCGCGCTTCCAATACCCGCGCCGTCTATCGCCCCGAATTTACCTATTCCGGCCGCATCGAGATGATCGTGTGGTCGATCCCGGCGCTGGTGATCATTTTCTTGGGCGGCATCGCCTGGATCGGCTCGCATGATCTTGACCCTGCCAAACCCATTGCACACGCCAAAGAGCCGCTGGAAATCGAGGTCGTGGCGCTCGATTGGAAATGGCTGTTCATCTATCCGGGGCAGGGCATCGCCAGCATCAATCGCTTGGTGGTGCCTGCGGATACACCGCTGAAGTTCCGTATCACCTCGGCCAGCGTCTTCAACGTCTTCTGGGTGCCGCGGCTGGGCAGCGAAATCTACGCCATGAACGGCATGGTCACGCAGCTCAATCTTCTGGCCTATCGCCCCGGTACCTATCCCGGCCTCTCGGCGCATTTCAGCGGCGACGGTTTTTCCGACATGCAATTCGATGTCGTGGCGGTGCCGCAATCTGATTTCACCGCCTGGGCTGATAAGACCCGCAGTCAGGGCCCCGCGCTGGATAAAGCTGCTTATCACCAGCTTCTCCAGCAAAGCCAAAATCATCCGCAGGTGACCTATCGCGCTGTTGAGGCAGGATTGTTCGACAAGGTGGCGATGCGTGATCTGCCCCCAGGTCCAGGGCCTGACGAGGGGCGCGGCGGGCCCCATCTTTCTCCAAAACCGGAGCGCTAG